One genomic region from Leptospira montravelensis encodes:
- a CDS encoding PAS domain-containing sensor histidine kinase: protein MKSFNQNSSISFAQFADKLPFGIIVFQSPTSNYSLDSKLVYTNPLARTLLKFSTYNEKTLTVEEFLPNLHREGFLSKILSDLSEKKISQIYLNADLLLNQKSENHKLFSVLTQELSESHFYFLIEDVTEATFAEKTFRENEFRLNHVLKTMINGVVVTNLEGQITYANESAANILSLSIDKLQNKYFASKDWHQIREDGSSLPKEELPLAEALGKQKTVYNFEHGIISEGEKVKWLSINAAPLYDEQGKLEGATASFLDITELKNTEHRIQSKNRKLKGVLDAIERSAIVSVTDTKGIIQRVNQKFIQISGYSESELIGSDHRKLNSKFHPREFWEKMWNDILSGLPWEGVIRNQSKQGNFFWLQTFIHPLYDSKDTIESFLSIRFNITEEVEALENTNRMLHFTGIQNSKLQNFAYIVSHNIRQHSSNFTSLIDLLEDSPTEEERKNIVKMLHASSEKLNETITHLNDIISINQMLNKPVEVCSIEEEIQKTLNILKGSIESRNIELSLDIEEHLELKIIPAYLESILLNLVSNAIKYVRLKNGAFIKISARKIHGQVQLVVEDNGLGINLEKHGSKIFGMFKTFHKNEDARGIGLFITKSQVEVLGGSISVESTEGIGSTFTVSLPVNPNQVVPF from the coding sequence ATGAAATCGTTCAATCAAAACAGTAGTATATCATTTGCACAGTTTGCCGATAAACTACCTTTTGGAATTATTGTATTTCAATCTCCTACTTCAAATTATTCTTTAGATAGTAAGTTAGTTTATACAAATCCTCTTGCAAGAACCCTCTTGAAGTTTTCGACTTATAACGAAAAGACTCTTACTGTAGAGGAATTTCTCCCAAACTTACATAGAGAAGGATTCCTTTCCAAAATCCTCTCTGACCTATCCGAAAAAAAAATTTCACAAATTTATCTAAACGCAGATCTTTTATTAAACCAAAAATCAGAGAACCATAAGCTCTTCTCAGTTTTAACCCAAGAACTTTCAGAAAGCCATTTTTATTTTTTAATTGAAGATGTCACCGAAGCAACGTTTGCTGAAAAAACTTTTCGAGAAAACGAATTTAGATTAAACCATGTTTTAAAAACAATGATCAACGGGGTTGTTGTAACCAACCTTGAAGGACAAATTACATATGCAAACGAAAGTGCTGCTAATATTCTTTCCCTAAGCATCGATAAACTCCAAAACAAATACTTCGCTAGTAAAGATTGGCATCAAATTCGAGAGGATGGTTCAAGTTTACCAAAGGAAGAACTTCCATTAGCAGAAGCCTTGGGAAAACAAAAAACAGTATATAACTTTGAACATGGAATCATTTCGGAGGGGGAAAAGGTAAAATGGCTAAGTATCAATGCTGCCCCGCTTTACGACGAACAAGGAAAATTAGAAGGAGCTACCGCAAGTTTCCTTGATATCACAGAATTAAAAAACACGGAACATAGAATCCAATCAAAAAATAGAAAATTAAAAGGAGTTTTAGATGCCATCGAAAGATCTGCGATTGTCAGTGTGACTGACACAAAAGGCATCATACAAAGAGTAAACCAAAAGTTTATACAAATTTCTGGTTATTCAGAAAGCGAATTGATAGGTTCCGATCACAGAAAACTCAATTCCAAATTTCATCCAAGAGAGTTTTGGGAAAAGATGTGGAATGACATTCTCTCAGGTCTTCCTTGGGAAGGAGTCATTCGTAACCAATCTAAACAAGGAAATTTTTTCTGGTTACAAACCTTCATCCATCCCTTATATGACTCCAAAGATACTATTGAATCTTTTTTATCCATAAGATTTAATATCACAGAAGAAGTAGAAGCACTAGAAAACACCAATCGGATGTTACACTTTACTGGAATCCAAAACAGTAAATTACAAAACTTTGCCTATATTGTTTCTCATAACATTCGCCAACACTCCTCCAACTTTACCTCTTTAATCGACTTATTAGAAGATAGTCCAACAGAGGAAGAAAGAAAAAACATCGTGAAAATGTTACATGCATCTTCTGAGAAACTAAATGAAACCATCACTCATTTAAATGATATTATCTCTATCAACCAAATGTTAAACAAACCAGTGGAAGTTTGTTCCATAGAAGAAGAAATTCAAAAAACTTTAAACATTCTAAAAGGATCTATCGAATCGAGAAATATTGAACTGAGTTTAGATATTGAAGAACACTTAGAACTTAAAATCATTCCTGCTTATTTGGAAAGTATTCTCTTAAACTTGGTTTCCAATGCCATCAAGTATGTACGTTTAAAGAATGGAGCTTTTATTAAAATTAGTGCCAGGAAAATCCACGGCCAAGTGCAACTAGTAGTAGAGGATAATGGACTTGGTATCAATTTAGAAAAACACGGAAGTAAAATTTTTGGAATGTTTAAAACATTTCATAAAAACGAAGACGCACGTGGGATTGGGCTTTTTATCACCAAATCACAAGTGGAAGTTCTTGGAGGAAGTATTTCAGTAGAAAGTACGGAAGGAATTGGTTCCACATTCACAGTATCCCTCCCGGTAAATCCCAACCAGGTGGTTCCCTTTTAG